Proteins from one Malania oleifera isolate guangnan ecotype guangnan chromosome 4, ASM2987363v1, whole genome shotgun sequence genomic window:
- the LOC131153339 gene encoding uncharacterized protein LOC131153339 isoform X2: MPLAVHNNALSAGPLRLGSPAVEALVSAGLRATDSISRRHALRRLDRQLSRRNHKSALSLVKQLQGKPGGLRAFGAAKQILQRTTSMDESKFGKMDLSFLQPLVDSIFDSIRKSIQFGFLDEVSLEEMESLTPRESKESFYEKYYQRCMQHEAGHFLVAYLLGVLPRAYKIPSMEDLMQDNFTGGRVEFVDFEFLNDVNKDKKSLTALNRVCCIILGGLVAEHLVFGFSKGFHSDVRELDRMLKLSGLAEGEMDSRVKWAVQNAILILHCNHAARTRLADAMASGRFYFEKHLVCWLEKP; the protein is encoded by the exons atgccTTTGGCTGTTCATAACAACGCCCTCTCCGCCGGTCCCCTCCGGCTAGGCTCTCCGGCCGTCGAAGCATTAGTTTCGGCCGGGCTCCGGGCGACCGACAGTATAAGCCGTCGTCATGCCCTGAGAAGACTAGACAGACAGCTCTCGCGGCGAAACCACAAATCTGCGCTCTCTTTGGTCAAGCAGTTGCAGGGTAAGCCTGGTGGTCTCCGTGCCTTTGGAGCCGCCAAGCAG ATACTTCAAAGAACCACATCCATGGATGAATCGAAGTTCGGCAAAATGGATTTATCTTTCCTACAGCCTTTGGTTGACTCAATATTTGATTCAATAAGAAAAAGCATTCAGTTTGGATTTCTGGATGAG GTGTCGCTTGAAGAAATGGAGAGTTTAACACCTAGAGAGAGCAAAGAgtcattttatgaaaaatattatcaaagaTGTATGCAA CATGAGGCTGGCCATTTTCTAGTGGCTTACTTGTTGGGGGTTCTTCCAAGAGCATATAAGATACCAAGCATGGAAGATTTGATGCAGGACAACTTTACAGGGGGGAGGGTAGAGTTTGTAGACTTTGAGTTTCTTAATGAC GTCAATAAAGACAAAAAATCATTAACG GCATTAAACAGGGTTTGTTGCATAATCTTAGGAGGACTGGTGGCAGAGCATCTGGTATTTGGCTTCTCCAAGGGATTTCATTCTGATGTTCGAGAG TTGGACAGAATGCTGAAATTGTCAGGCCTCGCAGAGGGAGAAATGGATTCTCGAGTGAAATGGGCTGTACAGAATGCCATATTAATTTTGCATTGTAATCATGCAGCTAGAACAAGGCTGGCAGATGCCATGGCATCTGGAAG ATTTTACTTTGAAAAGCATTTGGTATGTTGGCTTGAGAAACCTTAA
- the LOC131153339 gene encoding uncharacterized protein LOC131153339 isoform X4: protein MPLAVHNNALSAGPLRLGSPAVEALVSAGLRATDSISRRHALRRLDRQLSRRNHKSALSLVKQLQGKPGGLRAFGAAKQILQRTTSMDESKFGKMDLSFLQPLVDSIFDSIRKSIQFGFLDEVSLEEMESLTPRESKESFYEKYYQRCMQVNKDKKSLTALNRVCCIILGGLVAEHLVFGFSKGFHSDVRELDRMLKLSGLAEGEMDSRVKWAVQNAILILHCNHAARTRLADAMASGRFYFEKHLVCWLEKP from the exons atgccTTTGGCTGTTCATAACAACGCCCTCTCCGCCGGTCCCCTCCGGCTAGGCTCTCCGGCCGTCGAAGCATTAGTTTCGGCCGGGCTCCGGGCGACCGACAGTATAAGCCGTCGTCATGCCCTGAGAAGACTAGACAGACAGCTCTCGCGGCGAAACCACAAATCTGCGCTCTCTTTGGTCAAGCAGTTGCAGGGTAAGCCTGGTGGTCTCCGTGCCTTTGGAGCCGCCAAGCAG ATACTTCAAAGAACCACATCCATGGATGAATCGAAGTTCGGCAAAATGGATTTATCTTTCCTACAGCCTTTGGTTGACTCAATATTTGATTCAATAAGAAAAAGCATTCAGTTTGGATTTCTGGATGAG GTGTCGCTTGAAGAAATGGAGAGTTTAACACCTAGAGAGAGCAAAGAgtcattttatgaaaaatattatcaaagaTGTATGCAA GTCAATAAAGACAAAAAATCATTAACG GCATTAAACAGGGTTTGTTGCATAATCTTAGGAGGACTGGTGGCAGAGCATCTGGTATTTGGCTTCTCCAAGGGATTTCATTCTGATGTTCGAGAG TTGGACAGAATGCTGAAATTGTCAGGCCTCGCAGAGGGAGAAATGGATTCTCGAGTGAAATGGGCTGTACAGAATGCCATATTAATTTTGCATTGTAATCATGCAGCTAGAACAAGGCTGGCAGATGCCATGGCATCTGGAAG ATTTTACTTTGAAAAGCATTTGGTATGTTGGCTTGAGAAACCTTAA
- the LOC131153339 gene encoding uncharacterized protein LOC131153339 isoform X3 produces MPLAVHNNALSAGPLRLGSPAVEALVSAGLRATDSISRRHALRRLDRQLSRRNHKSALSLVKQLQGKPGGLRAFGAAKQILQRTTSMDESKFGKMDLSFLQPLVDSIFDSIRKSIQFGFLDEVSLEEMESLTPRESKESFYEKYYQRCMQVNKDKKSLTALNRVCCIILGGLVAEHLVFGFSKGFHSDVRELDRMLKLSGLAEGEMDSRVKWAVQNAILILHCNHAARTRLADAMASGRSVGFCIDTIENATNGDEI; encoded by the exons atgccTTTGGCTGTTCATAACAACGCCCTCTCCGCCGGTCCCCTCCGGCTAGGCTCTCCGGCCGTCGAAGCATTAGTTTCGGCCGGGCTCCGGGCGACCGACAGTATAAGCCGTCGTCATGCCCTGAGAAGACTAGACAGACAGCTCTCGCGGCGAAACCACAAATCTGCGCTCTCTTTGGTCAAGCAGTTGCAGGGTAAGCCTGGTGGTCTCCGTGCCTTTGGAGCCGCCAAGCAG ATACTTCAAAGAACCACATCCATGGATGAATCGAAGTTCGGCAAAATGGATTTATCTTTCCTACAGCCTTTGGTTGACTCAATATTTGATTCAATAAGAAAAAGCATTCAGTTTGGATTTCTGGATGAG GTGTCGCTTGAAGAAATGGAGAGTTTAACACCTAGAGAGAGCAAAGAgtcattttatgaaaaatattatcaaagaTGTATGCAA GTCAATAAAGACAAAAAATCATTAACG GCATTAAACAGGGTTTGTTGCATAATCTTAGGAGGACTGGTGGCAGAGCATCTGGTATTTGGCTTCTCCAAGGGATTTCATTCTGATGTTCGAGAG TTGGACAGAATGCTGAAATTGTCAGGCCTCGCAGAGGGAGAAATGGATTCTCGAGTGAAATGGGCTGTACAGAATGCCATATTAATTTTGCATTGTAATCATGCAGCTAGAACAAGGCTGGCAGATGCCATGGCATCTGGAAGGTCAGTTGGTTTCTGTATTGATACAATAGAGAATGCTACAAATGGAGATGAAATTTAG
- the LOC131153339 gene encoding uncharacterized protein LOC131153339 isoform X1, with amino-acid sequence MPLAVHNNALSAGPLRLGSPAVEALVSAGLRATDSISRRHALRRLDRQLSRRNHKSALSLVKQLQGKPGGLRAFGAAKQILQRTTSMDESKFGKMDLSFLQPLVDSIFDSIRKSIQFGFLDEVSLEEMESLTPRESKESFYEKYYQRCMQHEAGHFLVAYLLGVLPRAYKIPSMEDLMQDNFTGGRVEFVDFEFLNDVNKDKKSLTALNRVCCIILGGLVAEHLVFGFSKGFHSDVRELDRMLKLSGLAEGEMDSRVKWAVQNAILILHCNHAARTRLADAMASGRSVGFCIDTIENATNGDEI; translated from the exons atgccTTTGGCTGTTCATAACAACGCCCTCTCCGCCGGTCCCCTCCGGCTAGGCTCTCCGGCCGTCGAAGCATTAGTTTCGGCCGGGCTCCGGGCGACCGACAGTATAAGCCGTCGTCATGCCCTGAGAAGACTAGACAGACAGCTCTCGCGGCGAAACCACAAATCTGCGCTCTCTTTGGTCAAGCAGTTGCAGGGTAAGCCTGGTGGTCTCCGTGCCTTTGGAGCCGCCAAGCAG ATACTTCAAAGAACCACATCCATGGATGAATCGAAGTTCGGCAAAATGGATTTATCTTTCCTACAGCCTTTGGTTGACTCAATATTTGATTCAATAAGAAAAAGCATTCAGTTTGGATTTCTGGATGAG GTGTCGCTTGAAGAAATGGAGAGTTTAACACCTAGAGAGAGCAAAGAgtcattttatgaaaaatattatcaaagaTGTATGCAA CATGAGGCTGGCCATTTTCTAGTGGCTTACTTGTTGGGGGTTCTTCCAAGAGCATATAAGATACCAAGCATGGAAGATTTGATGCAGGACAACTTTACAGGGGGGAGGGTAGAGTTTGTAGACTTTGAGTTTCTTAATGAC GTCAATAAAGACAAAAAATCATTAACG GCATTAAACAGGGTTTGTTGCATAATCTTAGGAGGACTGGTGGCAGAGCATCTGGTATTTGGCTTCTCCAAGGGATTTCATTCTGATGTTCGAGAG TTGGACAGAATGCTGAAATTGTCAGGCCTCGCAGAGGGAGAAATGGATTCTCGAGTGAAATGGGCTGTACAGAATGCCATATTAATTTTGCATTGTAATCATGCAGCTAGAACAAGGCTGGCAGATGCCATGGCATCTGGAAGGTCAGTTGGTTTCTGTATTGATACAATAGAGAATGCTACAAATGGAGATGAAATTTAG